In Streptococcus pneumoniae, the sequence AATGGAACTAACAATTTTAAAGGAGTTATTTTGCAGGGACAAATCATTAAAGCCTTGGCTGGGTTCTACTATGTAGAGAGTGATGGCCAAGTCTATCAAACACGCGCGCGTGGGAATTTCCGTAAAAAAGGGCATACCCCTTACGTTGGGGACTGGGTAGATTTCTCTGCCGAGGAAAATTCAGAAGGCTATATTCTCAAGATTCACGAACGGAAAAACAGTCTGGTCCGTCCGCCTATTGTCAATATCGACCAAGCTGTAGTAATCATGTCTGTCAAGGAACCTGATTTTAACAGCAATTTGCTGGATCGTTTCTTGGTTCTTTTGGAGCATAAGGGTATTCATCCCATCGTCTATATTTCTAAAATGGATTTGTTGGAAGACGGGGGAGAACTGGATTTTTACCAGCAGACCTATGGTGACATCGGATATGACTTTGTGACCAGTAAAGAGGAACTCCTGCCTTTGTTAACAGGCAAGGTTACGGTCTTTATGGGGCAGACGGGTGTTGGGAAATCAACTCTTCTCAATAAAATCGCACCAGATCTTAATCTTGAAACGGGAGAAATTTCAGACAGTCTGGGTCGCGGGCGTCATACCACTCGAGCTGTTAGTTTTTACAACCTCAATGGGGGTAAAATCGCAGACACACCAGGCTTTTCATCACTGGATTATGAAGTATCAACGGCTGAAGACCTCAATCAGGCCTTTCCAGAGATTGCCACTGTCAGTCGAGACTGCAAATTCCGTACTTGTACCCATACCCATGAGCCGTCCTGTGCTGTCAAGCCAGCAGTTGAAGAAGGTACCATTGCACCCTTCCGTTTTGACAACTACCTGCAATTCCTCAGCGAAATTGAAAATCGCAGAGAAACCTATAAAAAAGTCAGCAAAAAAATTCCAAAATAAGGAGAAACCTATGTCTCAATACAAGATTGCTCCGTCAATTCTGGCAGCAGATTATGCCAACTTTGAACGTGAAATTAAACGCCTAGAAGCAACTGGGGCAGAGTATGCCCATATCGATATTATGGATGGTCATTTTGTGCCGCAAATCAGTTTTGGTGCGGGTGTGGTCGAAGCTCTTCGTCCTCATAGTAAGATGGTTTTCGACTGCCACTTGATGGTGTCAAACCCTGAGCATCATTTAGAGGACTTTGTGCGTGCAGGTGCGGATATTATTAGTATCCATGTGGAAGCAACGCCTCATATTCATGGTGCCCTCCAAAAGATTCGTTCACTCGGTGTCAAGCCATCAGTTGTTATCAATCCTGGTACACCAGTTGAAGCGATTAAGCATGTGCTTCATCTAGTTGACCAAGTCCTAGTCATGACAGTTAACCCTGGATTTGGTGGTCAAGCCTTTCTGCCAGAAACCATGGATAAGGTTCGTGAGCTGGTTGCCCTTCGTGATGAAAAAGGTTTGAACTTTGAGATTGAAGTGGATGGTGGGATTGATGACCAAACTATTGCTCAATCCAAAGAAGCTGGTGCGACCGTTTTTGTAGCAGGTTCCTATGTCTTTAAGGGAGATGTCAATGAGCGAGTACAAACTCTCAGAAAACAACTGGACTAGGGTTGCCGTTTTTGCAGGCGGAGACCGCGGTCATTATCGGACGGACTTTGATGGTTTTGTTGGTGTGGATCGAGGCTCGCTCTGGATCTTGGAAGAAGATTTGCCTCTTGCTCTAGCAGTCGGAGATTTTGATTCTGTGACGGAAGAAGAGCGACAGGTGATTCAAAAACGTGCCCAGTATTTTGTCCAAGCCCGGCCAGAAAAAGATGATACTGATTTGGAATTGGCTCTCTTGACCATCTTTAAGCAAAATCCTCAGGCTCAGGTTACTATTTTCGGTGCCTTGGGTGGCCGTATTGACCATATGTTGGCCAATGTCTTTCTGCCTAGCAATCCTAAGTTGGCACCCTATATGCATCAAATAGAAATTGAGGATGGGCAAAACTTGATTACTTATTGTCCAGAAGGAATCAGTCAGCTAGAACCTCGTTCAGACTACGACTATCTAGCCTTTATGCCAGTTCGGGATAGCCAGCTGACTATTCTTGGAGCCAAGTATGAGTTGACAGAGGAAAATTTTTTCTTTAAAAAAGTGTACGCTTCTAACGAATATATAGATAGGGAAGTGTCGGTAACTTGCCCAGATGGTTATGTGGTCGTACTGCATAGCAAGGACAGGAGGTAGGATGGAAAGTTTACTTATTCTATTATTAATTGCCAATCTAGCTGGTCTCTTTCTGATTTGGCAAAGGCAGGATAGGCAGGAGAAACACTTAAGTAAGAGCTTGGAGGATCAGGCAGATCATTTGTCAGACCAGTTGGATTACCGCTTTGACCAAGCCAGACAAGCCAGCCAGTTAGACCAAAAAGATTTGGAAGTGGTTGTCAGCGACCGTTTGCAAGAAGTGCGGATTGAATTGCACCAAGGTCTGACCCAAGTCCGTCAAGAAATGACAGATAATCTCCTCCAAACTAGAGACAAGACAGACCAACGTCTCCAAGCCTTGCAGGAATCAAATGAGCAACGTTTGGAACAAATGCGCCAGACGGTCGAGGAAAAACTAGAAAAGACCTTGCAGACACGCTTACAGGCTTCCTTTGAGACAGTTTCTAAACAACTGGAGTCTGTCAATCGTGGCCTTGGAGAAATGCAGACAGTTGCCCGTGATGTCGGAGCTCTTAACAAGGTTCTCTCTGGAACCAAGACGCGAGGGATTCTGGGAGAATTGCAACTGGGGCAAATTATTGAAGACATCATGACACCTGCCCAGTACGAACGAGAATACGCAACGGTTGAAAACTCTAGTGAACGAGTGGAGTATGCCATCAAGTTACCCGGACAAGGCGACCAAGAATACGTCTATCTGCCAATTGACTCTAAGTTTCCACTGGCAGATTATTACCGCTTGGAAGAAGCCTATGAGACAGGTGACAAGGATGAGATTGAACGCTGTCGTAAGTCACTCCTAGCAAGCGTCAAGCGCTTTGCTAGGGATATTAGGAACAAGTACATAGCACCACCTCGGACAACCAACTTTGGAATCTTGTTTGTTCCGACAGAAGGTCTTTATTCAGAGATTGTGCGCAATCCGGTCTTCTTTGATGATTTGAGACGGGAAGAACAGATTATTGTTGCAGGACCAAGTACCCTATCAGCCCTTCTTAACTCTCTATCAGTTGGTTTCAAGACCCTTAATATCCAAAAGAGTGCCGACCATATCAGCAAGACTCTTGCCAGTGTCAAGACCGAGTTTGGCAAGTTTGGTGGTATTCTGGTCAAGGCACAAAAACATCTCCAACATGCCTCTGGCAATATTGATGAATTATTAAACCGTCGTACCATAGCTATCGAGCGGACGCTCCGTCACATTGAGTTGTCAGAAGGTGAGCCTGCGCTTGATCTACTCCATTTTCAAGAAAATGAGGAAGAATATGAAGATTAGTCACATGAAAAAAGATGAGCTATTTGAAGGCTTTTACCTAATCAAATCAGCTGACCTGAGGCAAACTCGAGCTGGGAAAAACTACCTAGCCTTTACCTTCCAAGATGATAGTGGCGAGATTGATGGGAAGCTCTGGGATGCCCAACCTCATAACATTGAGGCCTTTACCGCAGGTAAGGTTGTCCACATGAAAGGACGCCGAGAAGTTTATAACAATACCCCTCAAGTCAATCAAATTACTCTCCGCCTGCCTCAAGCTGGTGAACCCAATGACCCAGCCGATTTCAAGGTCAAGTCACCAGTTGATGTCAAGGAAATTCGTGACTACATGTCGCAAATGATTTTCAAAATTGAAAATCCTGTCTGGCAACGGATTGTCCGAAATCTCTACACCAAGTATGATAAGGAATTCTACTCCTATCCAGCTGCCAAGACCAACCACCATGCCTTTGAAACGGGGTTGGCTTATCATACGGCGACCATGGTACGTTTGGCAGACGCTATTAGCGAAGTTTATCCTCAGCTCAATAAGAGCCTGCTCTATGCGGGGATTATGCTGCATGACTTAGCTAAGGTTATCGAGTTGACGGGGCCAGACCAGACAGAGTACACAGTGCGAGGTAATCTTCTTGGACATATCGCTCTCATTGATAGCGAAATTACCAAGACAGTTATGGAACTCGGCATCGATGATACCAAGGAAGAAGTCGTTTTGCTTCGTCATGTCATCCTCAGTCACCACGGCTTGCTTGAATATGGAAGTCCAGTCCGTCCACGTATTATGGAGGCAGAGATTATCCATATGATTGACAATCTGGATGCAAGCATGATGATGATGTCAACAGCTCTGGCTTTGGTGGATAAAGGAGAGATGACCAATAAAATCTTCGCTATGGATAATCGTTCCTTCTATAAACCAGATTTAGATTGATAATTTAAGAAAAATGAGCATTTTTTAGGATAAGAATGTTCGTTTTTTTATGTGAATATGGTATAATAAGTAAAAGACAAAAATGAATACTCTTCGAAAATCTCTTCAAACTAGGGTAGTATCGCCTTGTCGTATGTATATATGCAGGTATATTACAGGGTTTGTCAGTTCTATTGACAATCTCAAAACAGTGTTTTGAACCACCAGCGACCAGCTTTCTAGTTTGCTTTTTGATTTTTTGAATAAAAATGGAATAGGAAATAGAAATGAAATTAAGAAGAAGTGATCGGATGGTTGTCATTTCCAACTATTTGATTAATAATCCTTATAAACTAACTAGTCTCAATACTTTTGCTGAAAAGTATGAGTCTGCTAAATCATCCATCTCAGAAGATATCGTCATTATCAAACGCGCCTTTGAGGAAATTGAAATCGGTCATATCCAGACAGTGACTGGGGCTGGCGGAGGTGTCATCTTCACACCGTCTATTTCGAGTCAGGATGCTAAGGAAATGGTTGAAGACTTGCGTACCAAGTTGTCAGAAAGTGACCGTATCTTGCCAGGTGGTTATATCTATCTGTCTGATTTGCTTAGCACACCAGCCATCTTGAAAAATATTGGTCGTATTATTGCCAAAAGCTTTATGGACCAAAAAATTGACGCGGTTATGACCGTAGCAACTAAGGGTGTGCCACTTGCAAATGCAGTTGCCAATGTCCTCAATGTCTCTTTTGTCATTGTGCGCCGTGACCTGAAAATTACCGAAGGTTCAACTGTTAGCGTCAACTATGTTTCAGGTTCAAGTGGTGACCGTATCGAGAAAATGTTCCTTTCAAAACGTAGTCTTAAGGCAGGCAGCCGTGTCTTGATTGTGGATGACTTCTTGAAAGGTGGCGGAACGGTCAATGGTATGATTAGTCTCTTGCGCGAGTTCGACTCAGAACTGGCAGGTGTAGCGGTCTTTGCGGACAATGCCCAAGAAGAACGTGAAAAGCAGTTTGACTACAAGTCACTCTTGAAGGTAACCAATATTGATGTCAAGAACCAAGCCATCGATGTTGAGGTTGGCAATATCTTTGACGAAGATAAAGAAGAGATAGAACTAAAGGTTGGAACGATTGTCCCAGCCTTTCTTTGCAAACAGAATAGAAGGAAGCTTATGAAAACACCATTTATCAATAGAGAAGAGTTAGAAGCGATTGTTGCCGAGTTCCCGACTCCCTTTCACTTGTATGATGAGAAGGGGATTCGTGAGAAGGCAAGAGCCGTCAACCAAGCTTTTTCGTGGAACAAGGGCTTTAAGGAATATTTTGCAGTTAAGGCTACTCCAACTCCAGCTATTTTGAAAATTCTCCAAGAAGAAGGTTGTGGTGTGGACTGCTCTAGTTATGTAGAGCTTTTGATGAGCCATAAACTGGACTTTCTGGGTTCTGAGATTATGTTCTCTTCCAACAACACGCCAGACAAGGAATACGCCTATGCACGTGAATTGGGTGCGACCATTAACTTGGATGCCTTTGAAGATATTGAACATCTGGAGAGAGTAGCAGGCATTCCAGAAATCATCTCTTGTCGTTATAATCCTGGAGGCGTTTTTGAACTGGGGACAGACATTATGGACAATCCTGGGGAGGCTAAGTTTGGCATGACCAAGGACCAGCTCTTTGAAGCCTTTGCTATCTTGAAGGAAAAAGGAGCCAAGACTTTTGGGATTCACTCCTTCCTAGCGTCCAATACCGTGACCCATCTCTATTATCCAGAGTTGGCTCGTCAGCTCTTTGAACTGGCTGTTGAAATCAAGGAAAAGTTGGGCATTTCGCTAGACTTTATCAATCTTTCTGGCGGTATTGGTGTTAATTATCGTCCAGACCAGGAGCCGAACGATATCGCCTTGATTGGTGAGGGAGTTCGTAAGGTGTATGAAGAAGTTCTTACGTCAGCAGGTCTTGGTCAGGTCAAGATTTTCACCGAATTGGGTCGTTTTATGCTGGCACCTCACGGTGCTCTAGTCACAAGAGTGACTCATAAGAAGGAAACCTACCGTACCTATCTAGGTGTGGATGCCTCAGCAGTCAACCTCATGCGTCCAGCTATGTACGGAGCTTACCATCATATTAGCAACGTGACCCATCCAGATGGACCAGCTGAAGCGGTAGATGTGGTTGGTTCACTCTGTGAAAACAATGATAAATTTGCAGTCAATCGCGAACTGCCTCATACAGAAATCGGTGATTTGCTGGTAATTCATGATACAGGTGCCCACGGATTTTCAATGGGCTACCAGTATAATGCCAAATTACGTTCTGCGGAAATCCTCTATACCGAAGAAGGTAAAGCCCGTCAAATCCGCCGTGCAGAGCGCCCTGAGGACTATTTTGCAACCTTATATGGCTTCGATTTTGAAGAATAATCTGATAATAGATTGAAAATGAAATTGAAAAACAGATTGCTTTCTAAAAAATAGGCAAAAATCTTGTTTTTCCTTCAAGTCGTGATATAATAAAACTATAAAACGTTTTCAAGGAAGGTAACGATATGTCTGAAGAAACAATTGATTATGGACAAGTGACAGGAATGGTGCATTCGACAGAAAGCTTTGGGTCAGTAGATGGGCCTGGTATTCGCTTTATTGTCTTTTTGCAGGGCTGTCACATGCGTTGCCAGTATTGCCACAACCCAGACACTTGGGCTATGGAGTCCAATAAGTCACGTGAACGGACGGTAGATGATGTCTTGACAGAGGCCTTGCGCTACCGTGGTTTCTGGGGAAATAAGGGTGGGATTACAGTCAGTGGAGGAGAAGCTCTCTTGCAGATTGATTTCCTGATTGCTCTCTTCACCAAGGCTAAGGAACAAGGAATCCACTGTACCTTGGATACCTGTGCTCTTCCTTTCCGTAATAAACCACGTTACCTTGAGAAGTTTGACAAACTCATGGCTGTCACTGACTTGGTTCTTTTGGATATCAAGGAAATCAACGAAGAACAGCACAAGATTGTCACTAGCCAAACTAATAAAAATATCTTGGCTTGTGCCCAGTATCTATCAGATATTGGAAAACCTGTCTGGATTCGCCACGTGCTAGTTCCAGGATTGACAGACAGAGATGATGACTTGATTGAACTTGGTAAGTTCGTCAAGACCCTCAAAAATGTTGATAAGTTTGAAATTCTACCTTATCACACCATGGGTGAGTTCAAGTGGCGTGAACTTGGAATTCCATATTCCCTCGAAGGAGTCAAACCACCAACAGCAGATCGCGTCAAGAACGCTAAAAAACTCATGGATACCGAAAGTTATCAAGATTATATGAAACGTGTACATGGATAGAAAAGAAGCCTGATGGAAACATCGGGCTTTTGATTTGCAAAAAGACTTAGCAAATCAGCTAAGCCTTTTTCTTCTTATCTCGAACGTTGTTTTCCAGCGTTGCGATTTTTGTGTTTTTTCTTGCTTGTGATAGCAGTTGGTTGTTCAGGGGTAACGTCTTTTCGTCCACTTGGTTTAGAGAAAGCACTTGCTTTTGGTGGGTTCTTGGCTAGTTCTTCACGGACTTTTTTGCGAAGTTTTGGACGAACGATATAGTTGACGATAAACTGTTGGAGAATCATCATGAAACCACCGACAACCCAGTAAAGTGTGACACTAGCTGGTGAGAAGAGGGAGAAGACGACGATCATGAGTGGGCTCATGTAAATCATTTTCTTGATTTGTTCTCTTTGCATTTCATCTTCTACTCCGTGAAGTGAAAGGAGCGATTGAAGATAGTAAAGGACACCAGCACAGGCAACCAAAATCATACTTGGAGAACCTAGAGGAATGCCTAGGTAGCTTGCTTGAGCAACCCCTTCAGTATGTTGGGCAGCAAAGTAGATAGCAGAGAAGAAAGGCATTTGAAGGAGGATAGGGAAACATCCTACACCACCAAACATGCTGATGCCGTGCTCTTTTTGAGCGGCAAAGAGGGCTTGTTGGGCTTCGAGTTTTTCTTCTTGAGTAGTTGCTTCTTTGAGACGTGTTTGGTGTGGCTCAAGGACATGCTTGAGAGCGTTCATCTTTTCAGAGTGAAGCGTTGCCTTCCATGATTGGTAGATACCAAGTGGTA encodes:
- a CDS encoding thiamine diphosphokinase; translation: MSEYKLSENNWTRVAVFAGGDRGHYRTDFDGFVGVDRGSLWILEEDLPLALAVGDFDSVTEEERQVIQKRAQYFVQARPEKDDTDLELALLTIFKQNPQAQVTIFGALGGRIDHMLANVFLPSNPKLAPYMHQIEIEDGQNLITYCPEGISQLEPRSDYDYLAFMPVRDSQLTILGAKYELTEENFFFKKVYASNEYIDREVSVTCPDGYVVVLHSKDRR
- a CDS encoding diaminopimelate decarboxylase produces the protein MKTPFINREELEAIVAEFPTPFHLYDEKGIREKARAVNQAFSWNKGFKEYFAVKATPTPAILKILQEEGCGVDCSSYVELLMSHKLDFLGSEIMFSSNNTPDKEYAYARELGATINLDAFEDIEHLERVAGIPEIISCRYNPGGVFELGTDIMDNPGEAKFGMTKDQLFEAFAILKEKGAKTFGIHSFLASNTVTHLYYPELARQLFELAVEIKEKLGISLDFINLSGGIGVNYRPDQEPNDIALIGEGVRKVYEEVLTSAGLGQVKIFTELGRFMLAPHGALVTRVTHKKETYRTYLGVDASAVNLMRPAMYGAYHHISNVTHPDGPAEAVDVVGSLCENNDKFAVNRELPHTEIGDLLVIHDTGAHGFSMGYQYNAKLRSAEILYTEEGKARQIRRAERPEDYFATLYGFDFEE
- the rpe gene encoding ribulose-phosphate 3-epimerase; translated protein: MSQYKIAPSILAADYANFEREIKRLEATGAEYAHIDIMDGHFVPQISFGAGVVEALRPHSKMVFDCHLMVSNPEHHLEDFVRAGADIISIHVEATPHIHGALQKIRSLGVKPSVVINPGTPVEAIKHVLHLVDQVLVMTVNPGFGGQAFLPETMDKVRELVALRDEKGLNFEIEVDGGIDDQTIAQSKEAGATVFVAGSYVFKGDVNERVQTLRKQLD
- the pflA gene encoding pyruvate formate-lyase-activating protein, yielding MSEETIDYGQVTGMVHSTESFGSVDGPGIRFIVFLQGCHMRCQYCHNPDTWAMESNKSRERTVDDVLTEALRYRGFWGNKGGITVSGGEALLQIDFLIALFTKAKEQGIHCTLDTCALPFRNKPRYLEKFDKLMAVTDLVLLDIKEINEEQHKIVTSQTNKNILACAQYLSDIGKPVWIRHVLVPGLTDRDDDLIELGKFVKTLKNVDKFEILPYHTMGEFKWRELGIPYSLEGVKPPTADRVKNAKKLMDTESYQDYMKRVHG
- the rsgA gene encoding ribosome small subunit-dependent GTPase A → MQGQIIKALAGFYYVESDGQVYQTRARGNFRKKGHTPYVGDWVDFSAEENSEGYILKIHERKNSLVRPPIVNIDQAVVIMSVKEPDFNSNLLDRFLVLLEHKGIHPIVYISKMDLLEDGGELDFYQQTYGDIGYDFVTSKEELLPLLTGKVTVFMGQTGVGKSTLLNKIAPDLNLETGEISDSLGRGRHTTRAVSFYNLNGGKIADTPGFSSLDYEVSTAEDLNQAFPEIATVSRDCKFRTCTHTHEPSCAVKPAVEEGTIAPFRFDNYLQFLSEIENRRETYKKVSKKIPK
- a CDS encoding 3'-5' exoribonuclease YhaM family protein, with amino-acid sequence MKISHMKKDELFEGFYLIKSADLRQTRAGKNYLAFTFQDDSGEIDGKLWDAQPHNIEAFTAGKVVHMKGRREVYNNTPQVNQITLRLPQAGEPNDPADFKVKSPVDVKEIRDYMSQMIFKIENPVWQRIVRNLYTKYDKEFYSYPAAKTNHHAFETGLAYHTATMVRLADAISEVYPQLNKSLLYAGIMLHDLAKVIELTGPDQTEYTVRGNLLGHIALIDSEITKTVMELGIDDTKEEVVLLRHVILSHHGLLEYGSPVRPRIMEAEIIHMIDNLDASMMMMSTALALVDKGEMTNKIFAMDNRSFYKPDLD
- the rmuC gene encoding DNA recombination protein RmuC, whose protein sequence is MESLLILLLIANLAGLFLIWQRQDRQEKHLSKSLEDQADHLSDQLDYRFDQARQASQLDQKDLEVVVSDRLQEVRIELHQGLTQVRQEMTDNLLQTRDKTDQRLQALQESNEQRLEQMRQTVEEKLEKTLQTRLQASFETVSKQLESVNRGLGEMQTVARDVGALNKVLSGTKTRGILGELQLGQIIEDIMTPAQYEREYATVENSSERVEYAIKLPGQGDQEYVYLPIDSKFPLADYYRLEEAYETGDKDEIERCRKSLLASVKRFARDIRNKYIAPPRTTNFGILFVPTEGLYSEIVRNPVFFDDLRREEQIIVAGPSTLSALLNSLSVGFKTLNIQKSADHISKTLASVKTEFGKFGGILVKAQKHLQHASGNIDELLNRRTIAIERTLRHIELSEGEPALDLLHFQENEEEYED
- the yidC gene encoding membrane protein insertase YidC, whose translation is MKSIKRFAFSAMGVAMLLVLTGCVNVDKTTGQPTGFIWNTIGAPMAEAIKYFATDKGLGFGVAIIIVTIIVRLIILPLGIYQSWKATLHSEKMNALKHVLEPHQTRLKEATTQEEKLEAQQALFAAQKEHGISMFGGVGCFPILLQMPFFSAIYFAAQHTEGVAQASYLGIPLGSPSMILVACAGVLYYLQSLLSLHGVEDEMQREQIKKMIYMSPLMIVVFSLFSPASVTLYWVVGGFMMILQQFIVNYIVRPKLRKKVREELAKNPPKASAFSKPSGRKDVTPEQPTAITSKKKHKNRNAGKQRSR